GATTTTGGCGTTCCGAATCGCAGTCCTGAATTGCCTGCGGGCATGAGCTAGGGCTGATGGCTCGCGACGCACAAGTTCCGGCTCCCAAGTGTGCCATGGCTTCAAGTTGTGCGCCTCCTTGAGCGCCATGAACAGGGCAAAATCCTCGAGCCAATCCGCATTCCGCTCGCAAAACTCCTTGAAAGCCTGCTTTTGGGTCTGCGATGCATGCCGCTCAAAGGTTCGGCAGACCGTGCGGAGCACGGCCATTCGCGCGGGGATGACCTCCCCGTATTCCACGTGGTCATCCGGAAACTTCGGAAACTTGTCCAGATGCCACTTTTTCAGAAGGCCGTCCTGGACAAGCAGATCGAAACTGATGAACATCGGGTTGCCGGCAAAGGTCGAGAACGACTGGTACGGCGAATCGCCATAACCCGTGACCCCGTGGGGCAGGATTTGCCAAAGGTGCTGCCCCATCTCCACCAGCGCATCGGCAAAAGCTCGGGCCGAGGGACCGAGGTCGCCAATTCCCCAACGACCGGGCAACGACGTGATATGCAATAAAATTCCGCTTTCTCGAGGAAAGTTCACCGTTTCCCTCCTATGTAAAAACGACTTTGAAGTAAAACGGTTTACCCGCGATCTGTCACGTTTATTTCCGAGGGGAATCCGATTCTTCCTCCGGCAGGTCAAGCTGAATCCAAACTTCCCGCAGTTGTCGCGCTTCCACCCGGTCCGGCGCGTTCATCATCAGGTCGACAGCCTTCTGGGTCTTCGGGAAAGCAATCACGTCGCGGATGCTGTCCGCCCCAGCCATCAACATCACGAACCGGTCAAGCCCGAGCGCAATGCCTCCGTGCGGCGGAGCCCCGTATTTGAAAGCATCGATCATGTGGCCAAACATCATGCGAATTTTTTCCTCAGGCAGACCCAAGGCACGGAATGCGCGCGCCTGTAGATCCGAATCGTGAATTCGGATGCTGCCCCCGCCAAGTTCAATGCCGTTGAGGATAATGTCGTACGCAAGAGCGCGCGCACGGAGCGGGTCGGTTTCGATCAGCGCCGCGTCATCGGGGTGAGGTGCCGTAAACGGGTGGTTGACCGACGTGATCCCCCCTTCCGCGCTCCGCTCAAAAAGCGGGAAGTCGGTCACCCATGTGAACCGGAACACGCCGGTGGGTATCGCTCCCGCCTCCGCGCCGGCCAGCAGGCGGATGCGGCCCAGAGCGATATTCGCAATATCCGGCTTGTCGGCTGCGAAGAGCACAAGGTCACCGGGGCGCATATCCAGCCGATCTCGGAGCAAGGCCTGTTCGGCTTCGCTGAAGAATTTGACAATGGGCGATTTCCAGGAACCGTCCGGCTGAACCCGGATGTAGGCGAGTCCGCCCAGCCCGGACTCTTTTGCCACCTGGGTCCAGTTGTCGATCGTCCCCTGCGACACCGCGCCAAGCCCCTTCGCGTTGATGGCCTTGACCACACCCCCCTGCGCGAGCACCGACGCGAAGACCTTGAATTGCGTGCCCGCGAAGATGTCGCTCAGATCGGTCAGTAGCATCTGAAACCGCGTATCCGGCTTGTCCGAGCCGTAACGGTTCATCGCCTCCGAATAGGTCATACGCGGGAGGGGCAACGAGGGGCGCGGGTGTCCGGCCGCCTCCATGGCATCGGCGATTAGCCCGTCGATCAATGCGTAGATGTCCTCAGGAGTGATGAATGACATCTCAATGTCGACTTGCGTAAACTCCGGCTGGCGGTCCGCGCGCAGGTCCTCATCCCGAAAACACCGCGCGATCTGAAAGTATCTGTCCAGCCCAGCAACCATGCATAACTGCTTGTACTGCTGGGGCGATTGCGGCAGGGCATAGAAGCAGCCTGGATTCACGCGGCTCGGCACCAGATAGTCGCGCGCGCCCTCGGGCGTGCTCTTCGTGAGAATCGGTGTTTCGATCTCGATGAAGCCTTTCCCGTCCAAATATCGGCGGATGGCCTGCGTGATCCGGTGGCGCAGAACCAGGTTTCGCTGCATCGACTCGCGCCGCAGATCCAGATAGCGATACGTCAGCCGCAATTCCTCCGCCACCCTGACGGCCTTCGCCTCCTCCAGCGGAAAGGGGGGCGGCTGGCTGCGGTTCAGCAATTCGATGGCCGTGCCTCGCACTTCGATCTCCCCCGTCGCCAGCCTTGGGTTGACCATGTCCGCCGGCCGCGGCTGCACAACGCCGGTCACGCGCAGGACGTACTCGCCTCGTGCGGATTGCGCCGCATCCCACGCCGACTGGGAATCGCGCGGGTCAAACGTAACCTGTGTCACCCCGTAGCGGTCGCGCAAATCGATGAAGATGAGACCGCCGTGGTCCCGCACTGTATCGGCCCAGCCGCACAACGTAACCGTCTGGCCCGCGTGTTGCCGGCGCAATTCTCCGCAGGTATGCGTTCGCATCATGGTCTGTGACGCTCCAAAAAGTTCCATTCTCTGTAAAAATTTTTTCAGCAGCTTCCATGCTTTGGAAATTCAGCGCAATGGACGCCTGCCGACGCCTGTTTCAACATTGCTCGCGCTTATAGGCACGCTAAGCGGTCTGAATCAATCTGTTATTCAGACCGCGGAGGCGCGATAGGTCCGGGCGGCGCGGCGGGCAGGGCGTGATTGACGCGATCGCATCGCTGCGGTAGCGTTCCTCAATCATCGCGCCCCCATCGTCTAGAGGCCCAGGACGCCAGGTTCTCATCCTGGAAACACCGGTTCGAATCCGGTTGGGGGTGCCAAGCCGCTAGGCAAAATGAACCCAGCATCTACTCCTGTGCGCGAACGCGCAAGAACCGCTGATCGTTGGTCGAAGCGGCGTCGAGATAGTGATGCCACGTGTTGGGCGGCGAATTGGTGAGGGTGCCGGCGGGCGCAAAACCGCCGAACAGATTTGTCGAGGCGTCCACAAACAAGCTTACGCCGCGGGACGGCGTCGGCTGGTATCGGAGCCGCCAGCGGTTGGTCTCGAACAACCATTCAATCAAGGGCACATTCGTCGCTGACATCGGATGGCCGCCCAACGCGTATTCCATCAGGTTGGCCCAACCGTCGCCGTCCGGATCAGCCGCGGCAGATGCCGCCGTCCCGGTTACGGATAGGTCCGAGATCCAATCGGCGAAGCGCTGCGGTCCAACCGGAGCAAAGCTCAACCAGTTGTAGTTGCCGGCCCCGTATTCAAAAAAGATGCGGATCACGCGTGTCCCGCGCGAAAGGTGGGCGGGAACGGGAGAGGTCCAGGTCTGCCAATTCTCGTAGTCCCAATTCCAGCGGCCGTTTGCGGGAATCGCAACGTTGCTGATGGCAAGCGAACCGTCGACATACAGCGAGATTCGCGGGTTCGGGAAGTTTGTTGGCGAGGCGTAGCGGACCCGCAGACCATATTCGTTGCTTTCGGGCACCCAGATGGTGTAGTCGAGCCACTCGCCGTTGTTGACCCATCCCACGTGGTGACCGCCGCCACTGTCGCCCGTCGGCTGGATATCGACACTGTCGATGCGATACGCGCCGCCCTCATTGTTCGGCGTCGTGTCGTGCCAACTGATGCCGGGGCCGCCGACGTCATAATTTTCGAATTCAATGCGGTTCGTCGCAACGGGCGCCGTCCCGCCGTAAGGTCCCTTTGGGGGATTGTTGACTTCAACCGTCTTCCACCCATAACCGCGGGCGCCCCGACTGTCGAATGCCTTGGCCAGATAGGAGTGGATACTGGCCGTCACGGGGAAATTAGTCACCATATAGGGCGCATTCGTGCGGGTGGCGAACAAGACATTTCCGCGATAGAACTCCACCTTCGAAATCGAATCCCCATCCGGATCGGAGACGGATGCACTCAGAACGAGGCTCGTGGGCGCCTCGTAGGGCCCTGAATTGAGTACATTCAGCGAAACGTTAGGCGAGCGATTCGACAGCGGCCCGATATCGACGGCGAGGGGTGGAGTCACGCCACGGCGCCCCGCGGTGTCCGTAACGCGCGCCACCAGCACGGCGAGCTGAGCGGTGGACGGCGTCCATGACAAAGTGTAGGGCGCCGTGGCATTGGAGAAGCGGACCGCGCCGTCGACCAGCAGCTCCACATACGCGATGGCCGCGTTGCCCGTGGCGACGGACGGAGTTGAGGACCACACTTCGCTGACGCGCCCCGAGACAGAGGGCGAAACCCACGCAATCTGCGGTGCGGGATTTGCCGGCGCTGAAACCGAAAGCGTGCCCAGAGAATATCTGCCGTTGGCGTCGCGTCCCTGGATCGCAAGGGAAAGCGGACGCTGGTAGTGGTTGGTTCCCTGTAGGAGAACAGCGACTTTCAGGGAGTACGATCCCGGAGGCAACGAAGCGGGCACCGCCAATTCATCGAGAATCGTCACCGGAACGTTCTTTCCGTTGGCTTCGGTCTCCTCCGTATTCACATCGAAATCCCCATTCACGGTCGTCGGAAGGAGCTGCTGAAAATCCAGGCGGCTTCGCGCCGACCAGACCAGGGACGTGCCGCTGTACAGTTCCCAGACCGGCGCCCATTTTTCATACGCCGGAGCGACGCCGACGTTCGACCAGCGTGACGTGATGACGAAACGGTGGCCAGCTTCGACCGAGTCCGGCCAAGCTGCTCGGTTCAATTGGAAGCGGAACCCAGCAGCCTTGCCGATCTCAATTCGCTGAGTGTGCGTGTTATAGGAATTTAGCGCGACCTGGCTTACCGCGTAGCGGATCACCTGTGTCTCGGCGCGCATCATCGCCGGCGTGTCTTCGCCGCCGAAGAATTCGACGACAAGAGGCGTTGTCTTCCACCGGTTGCTGAACGCGGCATTGATGTTCGGGAACCACGGGCCAACCTCATCTTCAAACCAATAGTGGCTCAGGTTGTCCTTCCGGACGCCCATGCGAGGGTATCGTTCCATGGCATACGCGAATCCGGTTCCGCTCCGCTCCGGGTAATCGCCATCGGTGTCCGGGATCATGAGGAGGCGGGTTTTTTGAAATGCGGCGGCGGCCATGTCGACGAGCCGGGCGCGGGTTTCGGGCGTTGCATTCAACTCGATCGGCAAATTGGTAAAGCCGAGCCCGCTCATATGCCATTCGCCCCAGTGGCCGTAAATCCCCACATCGACATAGGCGAGGCGCGGATCGCCATCGAACGCGGCACCCAGCGCCTGATACAATGCCTCGACGCGGGCAAGAAAATTAGTGTTGTTCCAGTAGGGGACGAAAATTCCATTGCATTCGGGCTTAGTCGAGGCCATCCGTCGTCCCAAGCCCTGCTGTTCGATATAGTCGGGCGCGCCCATCAAGCCGTCCGCCTGGCCGTCGTTGTCGATATCGCCCTCATATTCGCTAAGAATTTGAATGCGGAAGGCGAAACGACGTCCGGCCAGACGCGCCTGCTCCAAATGTTGGGTGATGACCGAAAAATTGTACACGCCGGGCGAAGGTTCGATGGCGCGCCAGACGAACCGCTTATATTCGTCAAACAGGACACGATTGGTAGGAATGCCTCGAATATCCGCCCACCCGCCGGCGGGCGTTCCCCAAGGATAAGGGTCCTGCCATCCCCAGCGATAATCGCCGACACCCGGATTCGGAATAACGCCGACCGTTTGGCCAACGCCGTTTGTGCCGTAATTCCCCTCGCCTACTCCGTACGGAATGATTGCCGGATCAATTGACGCGCCCAACACGGACCCGTTCAACCAAAGCCACAACGGACCGACGGCCAAGCAAGCCAATCGAATCCGCCATCCAAGACTTTCCGCCCGTGAATGAATGTTCATGGTTGCTGCCGCTTCATAAATCGTATCGCAGGTTCCGTGCCGGGTAAACCTACAGTAGCCCGATCCCCAGCGAACCCTTACCGTTACTGGTAGCGGTGCTGCGGGATTTGTCCGACGGGCAATTGGGAACAAATGGCTTGCGCCGTGATATACTGAACGGCGTGAAGAAAAATGGTGCGCCCTGGCATGAGTTGCAGATCGAGGGCGATCTCTACGTCGATCTGTTGCAGCGACTTCTGTACAGCACGGACGCCTCCGAATTTCAGGAAATGCCCGCTGCGGTGGCCTGCCCCAAACATTCGGAGGACATTCGACGGCTCCTCGAATTTGCTAGAAAACACCGCTTAGGATTGATCCCCCGAGGGGCGGGGACCTCTCTCGCGGGCCAGGTTGTGGGCTCCGGGATCGTCGTGGATCTCAGGCGATACATGAATGGTATCCTTTCGATCGATCCTGCGGGACGTCGCGCCCGTGTTCAACCCGGTGTCATCCGGTACGATTTAAACACTGTGCTCCGGCCGCACGGCCTCTTTTTCGCCCCTGAAACGTCAACCGCGGACCGCGCAACGATCGGCGGGATGGTCGGAAACAATTCGTGCGGCGCCAATTCGATCGTGTACGGCAGCACGCGAGATCGCCTCGTGCGCGCACGCGGATTCCTCGCGGATGGTTCCGAGGTGGAATTTGGGCCGTTGGACCCATCCGAATTTTCTAAAAAATGCGAAGCTTCCTCGGATTCGCTGGAGGCACAAATTTACAGACACCTTCGAAATGTGCTCGGAAACCCGTACCTGCAGCACCTGATTCGCGAGCATTTTCCCAAACCGGAAGTCCAGCGGCGGAATACCGGATATGCGCTCGACAGCCTGTTGAATTCACAGGTTTTCGACCCGTCATCGGACAAGCCATTCAATCTGTGCCAACTGATCGCCGGATCCGAGGGAACGCTGTTTATCGGAACAGAGTTCGAATTGGCCCTTGATCCAATCCCGTATTCGCCCGCCCTTCTCTGCGCCCATTTTTCAGAGATCAGCGAGGCCTTGCAGGCTGCGGGGATCGTCATGCGCGCCTCGCCCAGCGCTGTCGAGCTCTTGGACAGGCACGTCCTATCGGCCGCTGCCGCCGCGCCGGATTACGGTAGAAACCGCTTTTTCATCGAGGGCGATCCAGCTGCGATTCTCGCCGTTGAGGTGCGCCGAAGCGAACCGGAGGAATCGCTGGCCGCGCTGCGCTCCTTGGCGGTCGCCTTGAAGGAAAAAGGGCTCGGCTACGCGCATCCGATATTCAACGGCGCTGACGTGGAGCGAATCTGGTCGATCCGTCGCGCAGGTCAGGCTTTGATCATGAACACCCCCGGCGACGTGAAGCCCGCCGAGGTGATTGAGGATACGGCGGTTGCGGTGGAAGACCTCCCGGCCTATTTCAGGGACTTCGATGCGATCGTGCGAGGAAAATATGGCCTCGATTGCGTGTATTACGGGCATGTGGGCGCCGGCGAGATCCATGCACGTCCCTATCTAAATTTGCGCTCTGAAGAGGGAAAACGAATGTTTCGCGCACTCGCCGCCGACATCGCGGGGCTGGTGAAGAAATATCGCGGATCGCTCAGCGGCGAACACGGTGATGGGCGGCTGCGCGGCGAGTTTCTGCGCCTCTTTTTCGGAGATGACGTCTATGAACTCTTGCGCGGGATCAAGCGATGCTTCGACCCCTTCGGCATCCTGAATCCCGGCAAAATCATTGACGCACCGCCGATGATCGTAGCCCATCGCCACAGGTCCGGCGAGCGTCGTCCCGAATTCGACACCCTGTTCGATTTTGGCTCTGATGGCGGGCTGATTCGCGCCGCCGAGCGGTGCAATGGAGCAGGCGTGTGCCTCCGCAGTCACCGCTCCGGCGGCACGATGTGTCCAAGTTTTATGGCGACGCGCAACGAACCGGACTCCACGCGCGGGCGCGCGAATACCCTCCGCATCCTCCTTTCGGCGCCTCCCGATCCGCGCCGGCCTTTCTCTAGCAAAGATCTACTGAGCGTTCTCGACCTCTGCCTTTCCTGCAAGGCTTGCAAGTCGGAGTGCCCAACCGGAGTCGACATGGCCAAACTAAAAGCGGAGGTTCTTCAACAGCACTACGATGAGACGCATACCCCCTTTTCCGCCTGGATCGTAGCCAATTTCGCTTCCTTCGCACGGTTCGGCGCCCGCCAGCCCGCTATCTGGAATGCCATCCTCCGATCGAAAACGCTCCGAGGCCTGTGCGGCTTCGACACGCGCCGAAAACTCCCGCCGATGCCGCCCGCATCCGTCCTCCGGCAATTTGACCGACTTCCATCACGACCGATCCGCCGGCATCGCACGGTCGCCTTTTTTATCGACGAGTTCACTCGCTACCAGGATCCCTCCCCCGGACTCGCCTCGATCGAACTCCTCGAGCGTCTCGGCTACGAGGTAATTCGTGCGCCCCTGGCAGAGAGCGGCCGTGCAGCGATCTCAAAAGGGATGCTCCGGCGCGCGCGCAACCTGGTCGAAAAGAATCTCTCGGCGTGGGCGCCTTTTGATTCGGAAGGTATCCCGCTTCTCGGCGCCGAGCCGTCGGCGCTGCTGACGCTTCGCGATGAATACCCCCAATTGGTGCGCGGCGAGGCGCAGCGCGCGGCGGCTCGACTCTCAGAAAGGGTACGGCTGATCGATGAGTTTTTGGCGGAGGAGCTGGACCTCGGACGCCTCGATCGGACTCTTTTTCGACCGCTCCAGCAGACCGTGCACCTGCACGTCCATTGCCATCAAAAGGCGTTGAGTTCACCCACGGTGACGTTTCGACTTCTTCGGGAGCTGGCCGGCGCGGACGTTCGATTGATCCCCGCAGGCTGCTGCGGTATGGCCGGGTCGTTCGGATACGAACGAGATCACTACAATTTGTCCATGCAGATTGGCGAGCTGGTTCTGTTCCCCTACATTCGACAAGTTCCCGAATCGGACCGCATCGCTGCGACAGGCACGAGCTGCCGCCACCAAATCCGCGATGGCACGGGTCGGATCGCTGTCCATCCCGTGGAACTCCTCCTGGAATCGCTTCCGGCCTCGGCTTCACCCGAGCGCCTCTGATAAACAGACGCGCCCTCCAATTGGAGAGCGCGTCATCATGGCTAATCCAGATTGACCGTGAAGCTAGGAAGCCGCGGATGCCTCGCGTCCGGTGCCGGCCTCTTTCTTCTGTTTTCCGCCCTTCTCCTTGTCCTTCTTGGGTGCGGGCGGCACATAATTGACCCATTCCAAAATGGCCATTTCCGAGCTGTCGCTGGGCCGGCGGCCCAGCTTTAAGATGCGCGTGTAGCCGCTGTTGCGGTCCTGTAGAGACGGGGCGATTTCACCAAACAACGCCGCAACGGCCTCCTTGCGGCGGAGGATCGAGACGGCGCGGCGCCGACTGTACAGGGTATTCCGCTTGGCGAGGGTCACCATCTTGTCGGC
This genomic interval from Kiritimatiellia bacterium contains the following:
- the aspS gene encoding aspartate--tRNA ligase; this translates as MMRTHTCGELRRQHAGQTVTLCGWADTVRDHGGLIFIDLRDRYGVTQVTFDPRDSQSAWDAAQSARGEYVLRVTGVVQPRPADMVNPRLATGEIEVRGTAIELLNRSQPPPFPLEEAKAVRVAEELRLTYRYLDLRRESMQRNLVLRHRITQAIRRYLDGKGFIEIETPILTKSTPEGARDYLVPSRVNPGCFYALPQSPQQYKQLCMVAGLDRYFQIARCFRDEDLRADRQPEFTQVDIEMSFITPEDIYALIDGLIADAMEAAGHPRPSLPLPRMTYSEAMNRYGSDKPDTRFQMLLTDLSDIFAGTQFKVFASVLAQGGVVKAINAKGLGAVSQGTIDNWTQVAKESGLGGLAYIRVQPDGSWKSPIVKFFSEAEQALLRDRLDMRPGDLVLFAADKPDIANIALGRIRLLAGAEAGAIPTGVFRFTWVTDFPLFERSAEGGITSVNHPFTAPHPDDAALIETDPLRARALAYDIILNGIELGGGSIRIHDSDLQARAFRALGLPEEKIRMMFGHMIDAFKYGAPPHGGIALGLDRFVMLMAGADSIRDVIAFPKTQKAVDLMMNAPDRVEARQLREVWIQLDLPEEESDSPRK
- a CDS encoding Ig-like domain-containing protein, translated to MNIHSRAESLGWRIRLACLAVGPLWLWLNGSVLGASIDPAIIPYGVGEGNYGTNGVGQTVGVIPNPGVGDYRWGWQDPYPWGTPAGGWADIRGIPTNRVLFDEYKRFVWRAIEPSPGVYNFSVITQHLEQARLAGRRFAFRIQILSEYEGDIDNDGQADGLMGAPDYIEQQGLGRRMASTKPECNGIFVPYWNNTNFLARVEALYQALGAAFDGDPRLAYVDVGIYGHWGEWHMSGLGFTNLPIELNATPETRARLVDMAAAAFQKTRLLMIPDTDGDYPERSGTGFAYAMERYPRMGVRKDNLSHYWFEDEVGPWFPNINAAFSNRWKTTPLVVEFFGGEDTPAMMRAETQVIRYAVSQVALNSYNTHTQRIEIGKAAGFRFQLNRAAWPDSVEAGHRFVITSRWSNVGVAPAYEKWAPVWELYSGTSLVWSARSRLDFQQLLPTTVNGDFDVNTEETEANGKNVPVTILDELAVPASLPPGSYSLKVAVLLQGTNHYQRPLSLAIQGRDANGRYSLGTLSVSAPANPAPQIAWVSPSVSGRVSEVWSSTPSVATGNAAIAYVELLVDGAVRFSNATAPYTLSWTPSTAQLAVLVARVTDTAGRRGVTPPLAVDIGPLSNRSPNVSLNVLNSGPYEAPTSLVLSASVSDPDGDSISKVEFYRGNVLFATRTNAPYMVTNFPVTASIHSYLAKAFDSRGARGYGWKTVEVNNPPKGPYGGTAPVATNRIEFENYDVGGPGISWHDTTPNNEGGAYRIDSVDIQPTGDSGGGHHVGWVNNGEWLDYTIWVPESNEYGLRVRYASPTNFPNPRISLYVDGSLAISNVAIPANGRWNWDYENWQTWTSPVPAHLSRGTRVIRIFFEYGAGNYNWLSFAPVGPQRFADWISDLSVTGTAASAAADPDGDGWANLMEYALGGHPMSATNVPLIEWLFETNRWRLRYQPTPSRGVSLFVDASTNLFGGFAPAGTLTNSPPNTWHHYLDAASTNDQRFLRVRAQE
- a CDS encoding FAD-binding protein encodes the protein MKKNGAPWHELQIEGDLYVDLLQRLLYSTDASEFQEMPAAVACPKHSEDIRRLLEFARKHRLGLIPRGAGTSLAGQVVGSGIVVDLRRYMNGILSIDPAGRRARVQPGVIRYDLNTVLRPHGLFFAPETSTADRATIGGMVGNNSCGANSIVYGSTRDRLVRARGFLADGSEVEFGPLDPSEFSKKCEASSDSLEAQIYRHLRNVLGNPYLQHLIREHFPKPEVQRRNTGYALDSLLNSQVFDPSSDKPFNLCQLIAGSEGTLFIGTEFELALDPIPYSPALLCAHFSEISEALQAAGIVMRASPSAVELLDRHVLSAAAAAPDYGRNRFFIEGDPAAILAVEVRRSEPEESLAALRSLAVALKEKGLGYAHPIFNGADVERIWSIRRAGQALIMNTPGDVKPAEVIEDTAVAVEDLPAYFRDFDAIVRGKYGLDCVYYGHVGAGEIHARPYLNLRSEEGKRMFRALAADIAGLVKKYRGSLSGEHGDGRLRGEFLRLFFGDDVYELLRGIKRCFDPFGILNPGKIIDAPPMIVAHRHRSGERRPEFDTLFDFGSDGGLIRAAERCNGAGVCLRSHRSGGTMCPSFMATRNEPDSTRGRANTLRILLSAPPDPRRPFSSKDLLSVLDLCLSCKACKSECPTGVDMAKLKAEVLQQHYDETHTPFSAWIVANFASFARFGARQPAIWNAILRSKTLRGLCGFDTRRKLPPMPPASVLRQFDRLPSRPIRRHRTVAFFIDEFTRYQDPSPGLASIELLERLGYEVIRAPLAESGRAAISKGMLRRARNLVEKNLSAWAPFDSEGIPLLGAEPSALLTLRDEYPQLVRGEAQRAAARLSERVRLIDEFLAEELDLGRLDRTLFRPLQQTVHLHVHCHQKALSSPTVTFRLLRELAGADVRLIPAGCCGMAGSFGYERDHYNLSMQIGELVLFPYIRQVPESDRIAATGTSCRHQIRDGTGRIAVHPVELLLESLPASASPERL
- the rplQ gene encoding 50S ribosomal protein L17 yields the protein MRHRKKTVKLGRTSEHRDALLSSLVCNLIQRRRITTTLAKAKAARSLADKMVTLAKRNTLYSRRRAVSILRRKEAVAALFGEIAPSLQDRNSGYTRILKLGRRPSDSSEMAILEWVNYVPPAPKKDKEKGGKQKKEAGTGREASAAS